Proteins from one Bos taurus isolate L1 Dominette 01449 registration number 42190680 breed Hereford chromosome 7, ARS-UCD2.0, whole genome shotgun sequence genomic window:
- the B3GNT3 gene encoding N-acetyllactosaminide beta-1,3-N-acetylglucosaminyltransferase 3 isoform X1, with protein sequence MRCSRPLRKEAGLALLLATFTLLLLSLHWSPPTCPHLKEPPRAPKAPDWPSPHFRAPPAPCQPNTSLMSLPDFAGQPPHIRDFLLYKHCRDFALLQEVPPDKCADPVFLLLVIKSSPSNYERRELVRRTWGRERQILGVQLRRLFLVGTDSNPLEARKVNRLLAMEARTHEDILQWDFYDTFFNLTLKQVLFLQWQKTRCTNASFLLNGDDDVFAHTDNMVAYLQSHNPDHHLFVGHLIHDVGPIRIPWSKYYVPKVIMEEEHYPPYCGGGGFLLSRFTATALRHASRTLDLFPIDDVFLGMCLKQEGLEPASHSGIRTAGVQSPSSRLSSFDPCFYRELLLVHRFLPYEMLLMWDALSQPNVTCGRQGQVY encoded by the exons ATGAGGTGTTCCCGTCCCCTGCGGAAAGAGGCGGGCCTGGCTCTGCTTCTAGCCACCTTCACCCTCCTTCTCTTAAGTCTGCACTGGTCACCACCCACCTGCCCCCACCTGAAGGAGCCGCCGCGCGCCCCCAAGGCTCCTGACTGGCCCTCACCGCACTTCCGCGCCCCGCCCGCCCCTTGCCAGCCCAACACCTCCTTGATGTCCCTGCCGGACTTCGCAGGGCAGCCGCCGCACATCCGCGACTTCCTGCTGTACAAACACTGCCGCGACTTCGCGTTGCTCCAGGAAGTGCCACCCGACAAGTGTGCGGACCCTGTCTTCCTGCTGTTAGTGATCAAGTCCTCGCCCAGCAATTACGAGCGCCGGGAGCTGGTCCGGCGCACGTGGGGCCGTGAGCGCCAGATTCTCGGTGTCCAGCTGCGCCGCCTCTTCCTGGTGGGCACCGACTCCAACCCGCTGGAGGCGCGAAAGGTCAACCGGCTGCTGGCCATGGAGGCGCGGACACACGAGGACATTCTGCAGTGGGATTTCTATGACACATTCTTCAACCTCACGCTCAAGCAG GTGCTCTTCCTACAGTGGCAGAAGACACGGTGCACCAATGCCAGCTTTTTGCTCAACGGGGATGATGACGTCTTTGCCCACACAGACAACATGGTCGCCTACCTACAGAGCCACAACCCTGACCACCACCTCTTTGTGGGCCACCTGATCCACGATGTGGGCCCCATCCGGATTCCATGGAGCAAGTACTACGTGCCAAAGGTGATCATGGAGGAGGAACACTACCCGCCCTACTGCGGGGGTGGTGGCTTCCTACTGTCCCGCTTCACGGCCACCGCCCTGCGCCACGCCTCCCGCACCCTGGACCTCTTCCCCATCGATGATGTCTTCCTGGGCATGTGCCTGAAGCAGGAGGGCCTGGAGCCTGCCTCACACAGTGGTATTCGCACAGCTGGTGTTCAGTCCCCTTCCAGCCGCCTGTCCTCCTTTGACCCCTGCTTCTACCGAGAGCTGTTGCTGGTGCACCGCTTCTTACCCTATGAGATGCTGCTCATGTGGGATGCACTGAGCCAGCCCAATGTCACCTGTGGCAGGCAGGGACAGGTCTACTGA